The following coding sequences are from one Gossypium hirsutum isolate 1008001.06 chromosome A12, Gossypium_hirsutum_v2.1, whole genome shotgun sequence window:
- the LOC107893911 gene encoding probable pectinesterase/pectinesterase inhibitor 36, giving the protein MSFTSVPNMSTSVTTGTTFLLLSLLAMATATTGSHLKQVTEVVQMARTMVVQSRNLAKASMSLYGLHNTMHYHGMGLADCIKLYDESESRLSVLLSSRGFTVDDARTWLSGVLANHRSCSEGLGQKDFGIQEHGQGRNLTSLVSEALALYAMYGKEAVVEQELMHRPRLGGKLLTSWNPTTSKADFVVSKDGSGTHKTINDAVAAVARIGNNRRPRVIIYVKAGVYNEKVDIDKNLKNIMLVGDGMDKTIVTGNRNVPDGSTTYGSATFGVSGDGFWARDVTFENTAGPHKHQAVALRVSSDHSVFYRCSIKGYQDSLFLHSLRQFYRDCHIHGTIDYIFGDASAVLQNCDIFVKRPMDHQSNMVTAQGRDDPNENTGISIVESRVRPAPDFDSVKHLFKSYLGRPWKKYSRTVFMKTDLDGLIDPKGWNEWSGSFALSTLYYAEYRNTGNGASIGNRVKWPGFHVFNRAEEANPFTVNRFIQGELWIPETGVPFNSRL; this is encoded by the exons ATGTCATTCACTAGTGTACCAAATATGTCTACAAGCGTTACTACCGGTaccacctttcttcttctttctctcttaGCCATGGCTACTGCCACCACTGGCTCACATTTAAAACAAGTTACGGAGGTGGTTCAAATGGCTAGGACCATGGTGGTGCAGTCAAGGAACTTGGCTAAGGCTTCGATGAGCTTATATGGGTTGCACAATACTATGCATTATCATGGTATGGGTTTGGCTGATTGTATTAAGTTGTATGATGAAAGTGAGTCTAGGCTCTCGGTTTTGCTATCCTCTCGAGGGTTTACTGTCGATGATGCTCGGACGTGGTTGAGCGGCGTGCTTGCGAACCATCGGAGTTGTTCGGAAGGGTTGGGACAGAAGGATTTTGGGATTCAAGAACATGGACAGGGTCGAAATTTGACGAGTTTGGTTAGTGAAGCTTTGGCATTGTATGCAATGTATGGGAAGGAAGCTGTTGTTGAGCAAG AGCTAATGCATAGACCACGACTCGGTGGGAAACTCTTAACATCATGGAACCCAACAACTTCAAAGGCTGATTTTGTCGTGTCAAAAGATGGCTCCGGTACTCACAAAACGATCAATGATGCGGTGGCCGCCGTTGCTAGGATAGGTAACAACCGTCGTCCAAGGGTAATCATTTATGTGAAAGCAGGGGTGTATAATGAGAAAGTAGACATAGACAAGAACCTTAAAAACATAATGTTGGTCGGCGATGGCATGGACAAAACAATCGTAACTGGTAACCGAAATGTACCGGATGGTTCCACTACTTATGGCTCCGCAACATTCG GTGTTTCCGGGGATGGTTTTTGGGCACGGGACGTGACATTTGAGAACACTGCCGGTCCGCATAAACATCAAGCTGTGGCATTAAGGGTAAGTTCCGATCATTCTGTGTTCTACCGCTGTAGCATCAAGGGTTACCAAGACAGTCTCTTCCTCCACTCGCTGCGACAATTTTACCGAGACTGTCACATACACGGCACAATCGATTACATATTTGGTGACGCCTCGGCCGTGTTGCAAAACTGCGACATCTTTGTCAAAAGACCGATGGACCATCAATCCAACATGGTAACGGCACAAGGGAGAGACGATCCCAACGAGAACACAGGGATTTCAATCGTGGAATCCCGAGTGAGGCCAGCACCCGATTTCGATTCGGTCAAGCATTTGTTCAAGAGTTACTTAGGTAGGCCATGGAAGAAGTATTCAAGGACGGTGTTCATGAAGACGGACCTTGACGGTTTAATCGACCCCAAGGGATGGAATGAATGGAGCGGCAGCTTTGCGTTGTCAACGTTGTATTATGCGGAGTATAGGAACACAGGGAATGGTGCTTCGATCGGGAATCGAGTGAAGTGGCCCGGTTTTCATGTCTTCAACCGGGCCGAAGAGGCTAACCCTTTTACGGTGAATAGGTTCATACAAGGAGAGCTATGGATTCCAGAGACTGGTGTGCCTTTTAATTCAAGGCTTTAA
- the LOC107893909 gene encoding methionine aminopeptidase 1A isoform X1: MAGGSDAAETLSCARCSNPASLQCPKCVQLKLPREGAAFCTQDCFKASWSSHKSVHLKAKLSSLGTDGAGGQNSDLASEGWLYCLRKGQSRTPKLPPFNWTGSLRPYPISVKRNVPAHIDKPDWANDGVPKVEPNSDWQHRVEIKTPDQIERMRETCRIAREVLDAAARMIRPGVTTDEIDRVVHEATVAAGAYPSPLNYHFFPKSCCTSVNEVICHGIPDARKLEDGDIINVDVTVYYKGVHGDLNETYFVGNVDEASRKLVQCTYECLDKAISIVKPGVRFRDVGEVINRHGSMSGLSVVKSYCGHGIGELFHCAPNIPHYGRNKAVGVMKAGQTFTIEPMINAGVWRDQMWPDGWTAVTADGKRSAQFEHTLLVTETGVEVLTARLPSSPDVLPWLNK, encoded by the exons ATGGCTGGTGGCTCTGATGCGGCGGAGACGCTTTCATGTGCTCGTTGTAGCAATCCTGCTAGCCTTCA GTGTCCTAAGTGTGTGCAGTTAAAGCTTCCTCGTGAAGGTGCTGCCTTCTG CACTCAGGATTGTTTCAAGGCTTCTTGGAGCTCACACAAGTCAGTTCATTTGAAGGCAAAGCTGTCTTCACTTGGTACAGATGGTGCTGGTGGACAAAACTCTGATTTAGCTAGTGAGGGTTGGCTATATTGCTTGAGGAAAGGACAAAGTCGGACTCCGAAACTTCCTCCTTTTAATTGGACAGG GTCACTTAGACCATATCCCATATCTGTCAAGCGTAATGTACCTGCTCACATTGATAAGCCTGATTGGGCTAATGAT GGAGTTCCAAAGGTTGAGCCGAACAGTGATTGGCAACATCGTGTTGAG ATCAAGACTCCTGATCAAATTGAGAGAATGCGAGAAACATGTCGT ATTGCAAGGGAGGTTTTGGATGCAGCTGCTCGAATGATCCGTCCTGGTGTAACAACAGATGAAATTGATCGAGTGGTTCATGAGGCTACTGTTGCTGCAG GAGCTTATCCATCACCTCTCAATTATCATTTCTTCCCAAAGTCTTGTTGCAC GTCAGTTAATGAAGTTATATGCCATGGGATTCCCGATGCAAG GAAACTGGAAGACGGTGATATTATAAATGTTGATGTGACTGTTTACTATAAAGGTGTTCATG GCGATTTAAACGAAACATATTTTGTGGGAAACGTAGATGAAGCATCTCGTAAGCTGGTACAGTGTACATACGAGTGCTTAGATAAAGCAATATCTATTG TTAAGCCTGGAGTGAGGTTTCGTGATGTTGGAGAAGTTATTAATCGCCATGGTTCGATGTCAGGGTTATCTGTG GTGAAATCATATTGTGGTCATGGTATTGGAGAGTTGTTCCACTGTGCCCCAAATATTCCCCATTATGGAA GAAATAAAGCGGTTGGGGTAATGAAAGCTGGACAGACTTTTACAATTGAACCAATGATTAATGCAG GCGTTTGGCGTGATCAAATGTGGCCTGATGGGTGGACTGCTGTTACAGCAGATGGCAAACGCAGCGCTCAGTTTGAGCATACTCTTTTG
- the LOC107893909 gene encoding methionine aminopeptidase 1A isoform X2 — MAGGSDAAETLSCARCSNPASLQCPKCVQLKLPREGAAFCTQDCFKASWSSHKSVHLKAKLSSLGTDGAGGQNSDLASEGWLYCLRKGQSRTPKLPPFNWTGSLRPYPISVKRNVPAHIDKPDWANDGVPKVEPNSDWQHRVEIKTPDQIERMRETCRIAREVLDAAARMIRPGVTTDEIDRVVHEATVAAGAYPSPLNYHFFPKSCCTSVNEVICHGIPDARKLEDGDIINVDVTVYYKGVHGDLNETYFVGNVDEASRKLVQCTYECLDKAISIVKPGVRFRDVGEVINRHGSMSGLSVVKSYCGHGIGELFHCAPNIPHYGSILEIKRLG, encoded by the exons ATGGCTGGTGGCTCTGATGCGGCGGAGACGCTTTCATGTGCTCGTTGTAGCAATCCTGCTAGCCTTCA GTGTCCTAAGTGTGTGCAGTTAAAGCTTCCTCGTGAAGGTGCTGCCTTCTG CACTCAGGATTGTTTCAAGGCTTCTTGGAGCTCACACAAGTCAGTTCATTTGAAGGCAAAGCTGTCTTCACTTGGTACAGATGGTGCTGGTGGACAAAACTCTGATTTAGCTAGTGAGGGTTGGCTATATTGCTTGAGGAAAGGACAAAGTCGGACTCCGAAACTTCCTCCTTTTAATTGGACAGG GTCACTTAGACCATATCCCATATCTGTCAAGCGTAATGTACCTGCTCACATTGATAAGCCTGATTGGGCTAATGAT GGAGTTCCAAAGGTTGAGCCGAACAGTGATTGGCAACATCGTGTTGAG ATCAAGACTCCTGATCAAATTGAGAGAATGCGAGAAACATGTCGT ATTGCAAGGGAGGTTTTGGATGCAGCTGCTCGAATGATCCGTCCTGGTGTAACAACAGATGAAATTGATCGAGTGGTTCATGAGGCTACTGTTGCTGCAG GAGCTTATCCATCACCTCTCAATTATCATTTCTTCCCAAAGTCTTGTTGCAC GTCAGTTAATGAAGTTATATGCCATGGGATTCCCGATGCAAG GAAACTGGAAGACGGTGATATTATAAATGTTGATGTGACTGTTTACTATAAAGGTGTTCATG GCGATTTAAACGAAACATATTTTGTGGGAAACGTAGATGAAGCATCTCGTAAGCTGGTACAGTGTACATACGAGTGCTTAGATAAAGCAATATCTATTG TTAAGCCTGGAGTGAGGTTTCGTGATGTTGGAGAAGTTATTAATCGCCATGGTTCGATGTCAGGGTTATCTGTG GTGAAATCATATTGTGGTCATGGTATTGGAGAGTTGTTCCACTGTGCCCCAAATATTCCCCATTATGGAAGTATCCTT GAAATAAAGCGGTTGGGGTAA